A stretch of the Fibrobacter sp. genome encodes the following:
- a CDS encoding ABC transporter ATP-binding protein: MNVIKLDKVSYRYPGSSKWALSDMSLEIPQGSFFALLGPNGAGKTTLLRLLCGRFCGFTGKLEIAESYAAKNGFLNPEKYGVLLENPGIYPKLSVAEYLDYFAGFYGFGESGSSKQKMIHERMEALAKKLELPSLSVKISSLSLGNRQKVQVLRAMLPNPKLLILDEPVANLDPLSREVVWSMISDWRKEDGGTAIVCSHILAEMEAEATDYAIINDGKVLSSGSVHPSFSDEGAAGAMNLKFDGSVSVEKVKSALVAAGLPLSSIDIAKSGLSELYQKMVRNT, from the coding sequence ATGAACGTAATCAAGCTAGACAAGGTTTCCTATCGCTATCCGGGGTCCAGCAAGTGGGCTCTTTCGGATATGTCCCTTGAAATTCCTCAGGGAAGCTTTTTTGCGTTGCTTGGCCCCAATGGCGCTGGCAAAACGACATTGCTTCGTCTGCTTTGTGGCCGTTTCTGTGGCTTTACGGGTAAGCTTGAAATTGCAGAATCCTATGCGGCCAAGAATGGTTTTCTAAATCCGGAAAAATACGGAGTCCTTTTGGAAAATCCGGGTATTTACCCGAAACTTTCTGTGGCGGAATATCTGGACTATTTCGCAGGCTTTTATGGCTTTGGTGAATCCGGTTCTAGTAAGCAGAAAATGATTCACGAAAGAATGGAGGCTTTGGCTAAAAAGTTGGAGTTGCCTTCTTTGTCTGTGAAAATTTCCTCCCTTTCTTTGGGTAACCGCCAGAAAGTTCAGGTTCTTCGCGCCATGCTTCCCAATCCGAAGCTTTTGATTTTGGATGAACCGGTGGCTAACCTGGATCCTCTTTCTCGAGAAGTTGTCTGGTCCATGATTTCTGATTGGCGTAAGGAAGACGGCGGAACAGCGATTGTCTGCTCTCACATTCTTGCTGAAATGGAAGCTGAGGCTACGGATTATGCCATTATCAATGATGGCAAAGTTTTGAGTTCGGGTTCCGTCCATCCCTCTTTTTCTGACGAAGGCGCAGCTGGCGCCATGAATTTGAAATTTGATGGTTCGGTCTCTGTAGAAAAAGTGAAATCTGCCTTGGTTGCTGCAGGGCTTCCGCTTAGCTCTATTGATATTGCAAAGAGTGGCTTGTCTGAACTTTATCAGAAAATGGTTCGCAATACCTAG
- a CDS encoding BamA/TamA family outer membrane protein → MKRLLVLLFVLAAFLFADEAKHPWRIEINGNKAFSNFQLEEQLDVPDGFGQMDTTKQDFLMRLSMENIKALYYSRGYYSLDIVLDIKREYVGQDTIRTNYVFDIRDGKRYRFSGVKLNMPENSKVDIENSDLNVSKKRFYNHEDISEDLQAVQQAFRKEGFLHAYVSSVEKIDTTKKKIFVEINVNPGAKVMMGNMVSLTTRTPSSNLTAEQNNEAGLTDTAWLSSLWKIPKGETIDGDQYNSFKSKLFSTQLFTQIKLTDSLREDGLSDVHMMVRERIPGELRYGFFFEEIYGFGAQASVKHKNFGGKFNEYYGNFMLAQHKQEMSIGYANPLLFGTSFSFIPTAIRFEDRLTLNHEKITPPAYPDSVEERYEIINRADLTFGLSKHIRFRGTLDTRYVNKIIDKMFKLKSEIALTFDYTNDYFNPTKGIRLAPTFGAGTNWDGNNRKELAMLGDPYTYGEATTNLYFPLFSTFNGAVSGSAGRFFAKASDDDARVFYQGGSRSVRGYRFRSIYASYTSTDEDGEEVINTGLTPTYVRFNQEIRWSLPWKPVQQWQIVQFYDWTKIMDEDPTYKTATGESFGLGIRYRWQFLTFRLDYAFKKNLTDWSPEGFSWNRFAFDLSQTF, encoded by the coding sequence ATGAAACGACTCCTAGTTTTGTTGTTCGTACTGGCCGCATTCTTGTTCGCTGACGAAGCCAAGCATCCTTGGCGTATTGAAATCAACGGCAATAAGGCGTTCTCTAATTTCCAGTTGGAAGAGCAATTGGATGTTCCTGATGGTTTCGGCCAGATGGACACCACCAAGCAGGATTTCTTGATGCGCCTCTCCATGGAAAACATCAAGGCTCTGTACTACTCTCGCGGCTACTACAGTCTTGACATTGTTCTTGATATTAAGCGCGAATACGTAGGTCAAGACACCATCCGCACGAACTACGTCTTTGACATCCGCGACGGCAAGCGTTATCGCTTTAGCGGCGTAAAACTGAATATGCCCGAAAACAGCAAGGTTGACATTGAAAATTCAGACCTTAACGTTTCCAAGAAGAGATTCTACAATCACGAGGACATTTCCGAAGACTTGCAGGCAGTGCAGCAGGCTTTCCGCAAGGAAGGATTCCTCCATGCCTACGTTTCCTCTGTAGAAAAGATTGACACCACCAAGAAAAAAATCTTCGTTGAAATCAATGTAAATCCCGGAGCCAAGGTGATGATGGGAAACATGGTCAGCCTGACCACGCGAACCCCCAGCAGCAACCTGACCGCGGAACAAAACAACGAAGCAGGATTGACCGACACAGCATGGCTTTCTTCTCTCTGGAAAATTCCTAAGGGAGAAACCATCGATGGTGACCAGTACAATTCATTCAAGTCTAAGCTTTTCTCGACACAGCTGTTTACTCAAATCAAGCTAACGGATTCCCTTCGCGAAGACGGTCTTTCCGACGTCCACATGATGGTGAGAGAAAGAATTCCTGGCGAACTGCGCTACGGATTCTTCTTTGAAGAAATCTACGGCTTCGGCGCACAAGCAAGCGTCAAGCACAAGAACTTCGGTGGAAAGTTCAACGAATACTACGGCAACTTCATGCTGGCTCAGCACAAGCAGGAAATGTCCATCGGTTACGCAAACCCCTTGCTCTTCGGCACATCATTCAGTTTCATTCCTACAGCAATCCGCTTCGAAGACCGTCTTACATTAAACCACGAAAAGATTACTCCCCCCGCCTACCCAGACAGCGTTGAAGAACGATACGAAATCATTAACCGTGCCGACTTAACATTCGGACTTTCCAAGCACATTCGTTTCCGCGGAACACTCGATACCCGTTACGTGAACAAAATCATCGACAAGATGTTCAAACTGAAGAGCGAAATTGCATTAACATTCGACTACACCAACGATTACTTCAACCCCACCAAGGGTATCCGACTCGCCCCCACATTCGGTGCAGGCACCAACTGGGATGGAAACAACAGGAAAGAACTCGCCATGCTAGGCGACCCTTACACCTATGGCGAAGCAACCACAAACTTATACTTCCCACTTTTCTCGACCTTCAACGGAGCGGTTAGCGGTAGCGCTGGTAGATTCTTCGCTAAAGCAAGTGACGACGACGCACGAGTATTCTATCAAGGCGGTTCAAGATCTGTGAGAGGTTACCGTTTCCGCAGTATCTACGCCAGTTATACATCAACAGACGAAGACGGCGAAGAAGTCATCAACACCGGCCTTACCCCCACATACGTGCGATTCAATCAGGAAATTCGTTGGAGCCTTCCGTGGAAACCTGTTCAGCAATGGCAGATCGTCCAATTCTATGACTGGACAAAAATCATGGATGAAGACCCGACATACAAGACAGCAACAGGCGAAAGCTTTGGCTTAGGCATTCGTTATCGTTGGCAGTTCCTGACGTTCCGTCTGGACTATGCTTTCAAGAAGAATTTGACCGACTGGAGCCCTGAAGGATTCTCCTGGAACCGATTCGCGTTCGACCTTTCCCAGACCTTCTAA
- a CDS encoding fibrobacter succinogenes major paralogous domain-containing protein, whose translation MNKSYVTIALAAAALAACTAQSTSQSDEEIRENSSNFAKIDVVAGTLEDARDGKSYKTVKINDQVWMAENLNFKIEGSVCPGGADENCATLGRFYTWEDAQTACPEGWHLPADAEWDTLIEATGDVNNAAKALRAKTTWKESDVGVDQYGFAILPTGFKSATSSDCSPMFDASFWALEEYSSTSGWGRFVDGDYSVKRRNFDKKSARSVRCIQD comes from the coding sequence ATGAACAAATCTTACGTTACAATCGCATTGGCAGCAGCAGCACTCGCAGCCTGCACCGCACAAAGCACTAGCCAGTCTGACGAAGAAATCAGAGAAAACAGCTCCAATTTTGCAAAGATTGACGTCGTCGCCGGCACCTTGGAAGACGCTCGCGACGGCAAATCCTACAAGACCGTCAAGATCAACGATCAGGTTTGGATGGCTGAAAATCTCAATTTTAAAATTGAGGGCTCCGTATGCCCCGGTGGCGCAGACGAAAACTGCGCAACCTTAGGACGTTTCTACACCTGGGAAGACGCACAAACCGCATGCCCCGAAGGCTGGCACCTGCCTGCCGACGCAGAATGGGACACCCTCATTGAAGCTACCGGCGACGTAAATAACGCAGCAAAGGCTCTGCGCGCAAAGACCACCTGGAAGGAAAGCGATGTTGGTGTAGACCAGTACGGTTTCGCAATCCTGCCCACCGGTTTCAAGAGCGCCACATCCAGCGACTGCTCCCCAATGTTTGACGCCTCCTTCTGGGCTCTCGAAGAATACTCTTCTACCAGCGGCTGGGGCCGATTCGTCGATGGCGACTACAGCGTAAAGCGTAGAAACTTCGATAAAAAGAGCGCACGTTCTGTTCGCTGCATCCAAGACTAA